A segment of the Allosaccharopolyspora coralli genome:
GCGTCCTGCTTGCTGTTGCCGTGGGTGGGGTCCGCGAGCGGATGGGAGATCCTCGTCGGTCGCAGCGACGAGACGTTGGACGTCGGTCTGCTGCCCCGGCTGTTCGCCCTCAACGCCGCCATCGCCGGTCTGGTGCTCAGCGCTCTCGCGTTGGTGACCCGTCGGTGGGCGATGGCGTTCCTCGCCGCGTTCGGGTGCACCGTCGTCACCTTCGAGGGAATGATCGCGATCTGGTCGCGGCAGACCGTCCCGGAGGCGGGACCGTCGGTCGGACTGCTCATCGCTGTGGTGGCGATGCTGGTGCTCATGGTGCA
Coding sequences within it:
- a CDS encoding Rv2732c family membrane protein; translation: MLSGTDSGNTPDGTDHGSGSGDEGFRAELSATERELGRTFDPGRRGVIIPVVMLLLASCLLLPWVGSASGWEILVGRSDETLDVGLLPRLFALNAAIAGLVLSALALVTRRWAMAFLAAFGCTVVTFEGMIAIWSRQTVPEAGPSVGLLIAVVAMLVLMVQWLKIAWSRS